The Pyrus communis chromosome 2, drPyrComm1.1, whole genome shotgun sequence genome includes a window with the following:
- the LOC137726665 gene encoding protein EXORDIUM-like 7 has translation MQKTAHHHPPHYLLSLVSTFPIYKNLPTLTTHKHHIPLKMQNLELCTFFFLSSLFFSTTLAQYSWSQNRQFNQAKNYEGSSDLVDLQYHMGPVLASPINLYVIWYGQWNPNHQSTVRDFLYSLSSPAPYPSVADWWSTVRLYTDQTGSNITRTIALSGEFYDSSYSHGSYLSRLSMQSIIKNAVTSHRGALPLNPRNGVYLILSSSDVRVQDFCRAVCGFHYFTFPTLVGVTVPYAWVGYSGSQCPGVCAYPFAWPKYSGRPPPGTPGGNNIMRAPNGDAGSDGMINVIAHELAEVSSNPLVNAWYAGDDPTAPTEIADLCMGVYGSGGGGGYVGVVSKDKWGNGFNVNGVKGRKFLVQWIWNPVTRRCFGPNAMD, from the coding sequence ATGCAAAAAACTGCTCATCACCACCCACCCCATTATTTACTTTCATTGGTTTCAACTTTCCCTATCTATAAGAACCTCCCCACTCTCACCACCCACAAACACCACATACCATTAAAGATGCAAAACCTGGAACTTtgcactttcttcttcctctcttcccTCTTTTTCTCCACAACTTTGGCTCAATATTCATGGAGCCAAAACAGACAATTCAACCAGGCCAAAAACTACGAGGGTTCATCTGATCTGGTGGACCTTCAGTACCACATGGGTCCTGTCCTTGCTTCTCCTATCAACCTTTATGTTATATGGTATGGCCAGTGGAACCCTAATCACCAATCCACCGTTAGAGACTTCCtctactctctctcctctcctgcTCCGTACCCTTCTGTTGCTGATTGGTGGAGCACTGTGAGGCTCTACACTGACCAGACTGGCTCAAACATCACTAGAACCATTGCTCTCTCCGGCGAGTTTTACGATTCTTCCTACTCCCATGGAAGCTATCTCAGCCGTCTTTCGATGCAGTCCATCATAAAAAATGCCGTCACTTCACATCGAGGAGCCTTGCCTCTCAACCCGAGAAACGGGGTCTACTTAATTTTGAGCTCTTCTGATGTTAGGGTTCAAGACTTCTGCAGGGCGGTTTGTGGTTTTCACTACTTCACATTTCCAACCCTAGTTGGTGTGACTGTGCCGTATGCATGGGTGGGTTATAGCGGGAGTCAGTGTCCGGGCGTCTGCGCCTACCCTTTTGCCTGGCCCAAGTACTCAGGCCGGCCGCCACCAGGCACACCTGGAGGCAACAACATTATGCGCGCGCCCAATGGGGACGCGGGCTCTGATGGGATGATAAATGTGATAGCTCATGAGCTAGCGGAGGTATCGAGTAACCCGCTTGTGAATGCGTGGTACGCAGGTGATGATCCGACTGCACCGACAGAAATTGCTGACTTGTGTATGGGGGTGTATGGGAGTGGTGGGGGTGGAGGGTATGTAGGGGTTGTTTCAAAGGACAAATGGGGAAATGGGTTCAATGTGAATGGGGTGAAAGGAAGGAAGTTTCTGGTGCAGTGGATTTGGAACCCTGTTACAAGAAGATGCTTTGGTCCCAATGCTATGGACTAG